A stretch of the Mycobacterium shigaense genome encodes the following:
- a CDS encoding DUF3090 domain-containing protein, translated as MPRAIHVFRTPDRFVAGTVGQPGNRTFYVQAVHDARVVSVVLEKQQVAVLAERIGALLLEVNRRFGTPVPPEPAELDDLDPLITPVDAEFRVGTMGLGWDSEAQTVVVELLAVTDAEFDASVVLDDTEEGPDAVRVFLTPESARQFATRSNRVISAGRPPCPLCDEPLDPEGHICARANGYRRSALLGSNDDPLE; from the coding sequence ATGCCCCGCGCAATCCACGTCTTCCGCACGCCCGACCGCTTCGTGGCCGGGACGGTTGGTCAGCCCGGCAACCGGACCTTCTACGTTCAGGCCGTCCACGATGCCCGCGTCGTGTCGGTGGTGCTGGAGAAGCAACAGGTGGCGGTGCTCGCCGAACGCATTGGGGCGTTGCTGCTCGAGGTCAACCGCCGGTTCGGCACCCCGGTGCCGCCCGAGCCCGCCGAGCTCGACGACCTCGACCCGCTCATCACTCCGGTCGACGCGGAGTTTCGGGTCGGGACGATGGGCCTGGGCTGGGACTCGGAGGCGCAGACCGTGGTGGTCGAATTGCTTGCGGTCACCGACGCCGAATTCGACGCCTCGGTGGTGCTGGATGACACCGAAGAGGGACCCGACGCGGTGCGGGTGTTCCTGACGCCGGAGTCGGCACGTCAGTTCGCCACCCGGTCCAACCGCGTCATCTCGGCCGGACGCCCGCCGTGCCCGCTGTGCGACGAACCGCTGGACCCCGAGGGCCACATCTGCGCGCGCGCCAATGGCTACCGGCGCAGCGCGCTGCTCGGGTCTAACGATGACCCCCTTGAATAA
- a CDS encoding histidine phosphatase family protein, with protein sequence MTVILLRHGRSTSNTAGVLAGRSEGVDLDDKGREQAVGLIDRIGDLRIRAVVSSPLLRCRRTVEPLAEALCLEPLIDDRLAEVDYGEWTGRKIGELAKEPLWRVVQAHPSAAVFPGGEGLAQVQARAVAAVREHDRRLALEYGGEHGGDALWVACTHGDVIKALIADAYGIHLDGFQRVTADPASVSVIRYTELRPFVLHVNHTGARLASALRAGPPPAKKDGADDAAGDKPHDTRGETQTHTDGAVPSSDAVVGGSTD encoded by the coding sequence GTGACCGTCATCCTGTTGCGCCACGGTCGATCCACCTCGAACACCGCGGGTGTGCTGGCCGGTCGTTCCGAGGGCGTCGACCTGGACGACAAGGGCCGCGAGCAGGCCGTCGGGCTGATCGATCGGATCGGCGACCTGCGGATCCGGGCGGTGGTCAGCTCGCCGCTGCTGCGGTGTCGCCGCACGGTCGAGCCGCTGGCCGAAGCGCTGTGCCTCGAGCCGCTGATTGACGATCGCCTTGCCGAGGTGGACTACGGGGAGTGGACGGGACGCAAGATCGGCGAGCTGGCCAAGGAGCCGCTGTGGCGGGTGGTGCAGGCCCATCCCAGCGCGGCGGTGTTCCCGGGCGGTGAGGGCCTGGCTCAGGTGCAGGCGCGCGCGGTGGCCGCCGTCCGCGAGCACGACCGCCGACTGGCCCTGGAATACGGGGGAGAGCATGGCGGCGACGCGCTGTGGGTGGCTTGTACTCACGGTGACGTGATCAAGGCGCTGATCGCCGACGCCTACGGCATTCATCTGGACGGCTTCCAGCGCGTCACCGCCGACCCGGCGTCGGTGAGTGTGATCCGCTACACGGAACTGCGCCCGTTTGTGTTGCACGTCAACCACACCGGCGCCCGATTGGCGTCCGCGCTGCGCGCCGGGCCGCCGCCCGCCAAGAAGGACGGCGCGGATGACGCCGCGGGCGACAAACCCCATGACACACGCGGTGAAACGCAGACCCACACGGACGGGGCGGTGCCGTCGAGTGATGCGGTGGTCGGCGGCTCCACGGATTAA
- a CDS encoding SMP-30/gluconolactonase/LRE family protein has translation MLLTLTAGCSSNPLTTAPPTIEPARAAESPPVSQNPAGSVRPLAGHAAAAVFDDATHQLAVLTPGTDPAVAPAGLTVFGQGRVAPRVIALSEPTTALTGDGHGTVYLSDHGGYVVVDLATGRAEQVAVDGARQADFTAIARRTDGKLVMGSADGTVYALTARTPDGGSVAVENRNKIFARVDYLVTQGNTTVVLDRGQTSVTTIGADGRAEQALRAGEGATTMAVDPLGRVLVADTRGGELLVYGVDPLILRQAYPVRGAPYGLAGSRQLAWVSQTASNTVIGYDLSTGIPVEKVRYPTVQQPNSLAFDEASDTLYVVSGSGAGVQVIEHAAGTR, from the coding sequence CTGTTGCTAACGCTGACCGCCGGTTGCTCGTCGAATCCGCTCACAACCGCTCCGCCGACGATCGAACCGGCCCGGGCCGCCGAGTCGCCACCGGTGTCGCAAAATCCGGCCGGCTCGGTGCGGCCGCTCGCGGGTCACGCCGCGGCGGCGGTGTTCGACGACGCCACACATCAGTTGGCGGTGCTGACTCCCGGCACCGATCCGGCTGTGGCGCCCGCCGGCCTCACCGTGTTCGGTCAGGGGCGGGTCGCGCCGCGGGTCATCGCCTTGTCCGAGCCGACGACCGCGCTGACCGGCGACGGCCACGGCACGGTCTACCTGTCCGACCACGGCGGCTATGTCGTGGTTGATCTCGCCACCGGTCGCGCCGAGCAGGTCGCCGTCGACGGGGCCCGGCAGGCCGATTTCACCGCCATCGCGCGTCGCACCGACGGCAAGCTGGTGATGGGCAGCGCCGACGGCACCGTCTATGCCCTCACCGCGCGGACCCCAGACGGCGGCAGCGTTGCCGTCGAGAACCGGAACAAAATCTTCGCACGTGTCGATTACCTTGTGACTCAAGGGAATACAACAGTCGTACTGGACCGGGGGCAGACGTCGGTGACCACGATCGGCGCCGACGGCCGCGCCGAGCAGGCGCTGCGGGCCGGCGAGGGCGCGACCACCATGGCCGTCGACCCGCTGGGCCGGGTGCTGGTCGCCGACACCCGCGGCGGCGAGCTGCTGGTGTATGGCGTCGACCCACTGATCCTGCGGCAGGCCTACCCGGTGCGCGGCGCCCCCTACGGGCTGGCCGGCTCCCGGCAGTTGGCCTGGGTGTCCCAAACCGCATCCAACACCGTCATTGGTTACGATCTTTCAACCGGAATTCCCGTCGAGAAGGTGCGTTACCCAACTGTGCAGCAACCCAACTCGTTGGCTTTTGACGAAGCCTCGGACACCCTGTACGTGGTGTCGGGATCCGGTGCGGGGGTTCAGGTCATCGAGCATGCGGCGGGTACCCGATGA
- a CDS encoding DUF5703 family protein, producing the protein MTASPRRGALPAGWDTDMSDDYERVLLRLPPEVTRLSASVRLSIEAEYRGWELARVRLYTDGSRRVLLRRKKSRLANQRLDQPEL; encoded by the coding sequence ATGACCGCGTCGCCGCGCCGTGGCGCGCTGCCTGCGGGCTGGGACACCGATATGTCCGACGACTACGAGCGGGTGCTGTTGCGCCTGCCGCCGGAGGTGACCAGACTCAGCGCCTCGGTCCGGCTGTCCATCGAGGCTGAATACCGTGGTTGGGAGCTGGCCCGGGTGCGGCTTTACACCGACGGCAGCCGACGAGTTTTATTGCGCCGCAAGAAGTCCCGTCTGGCCAATCAGCGACTCGACCAACCGGAACTGTGA
- a CDS encoding quinone-dependent dihydroorotate dehydrogenase: protein MYGLLRRVFFLVPPERIHTLVFAVLRAVTAIGLSRRLLHRLLGPSDPALASTVFGVRFPGPLGLAAGFDKDGVGLAAWGALGFGYAEVGTVTAHPQPGNPAPRMFRLPADRALLNRMGFNNHGAGELALRLARRTRSTGANVPIGVNIGKTKATPAAEAVEDYRASARLVGPLAAYLVVNVSSPNTPGLRDLQAVESLRPILEAVLAETSTPVLVKIAPDLTDSDVDDIADLAVELGLAGIVATNTTVSREGLATPGVEELGAGGISGPPVARRATEILHRLYNRVGDRLVLISVGGIETADDAWERITAGASLLQAYTGWVYGGGWWPKHIHDGIALRLREGGFASLREAVGSAADKPDTPSR, encoded by the coding sequence CTGTACGGGCTGCTGCGCCGGGTGTTCTTCTTGGTCCCTCCCGAACGCATCCACACGCTGGTGTTCGCCGTGCTGCGCGCCGTCACCGCCATCGGCCTGTCGCGACGATTGCTGCACCGGCTGCTGGGCCCGAGCGATCCAGCGTTGGCCAGCACCGTGTTCGGGGTCCGCTTCCCCGGGCCACTGGGGCTGGCAGCCGGCTTCGACAAGGACGGCGTGGGGCTAGCCGCCTGGGGCGCGTTGGGTTTCGGTTACGCCGAGGTCGGCACGGTCACCGCGCACCCGCAGCCCGGCAACCCCGCTCCCCGGATGTTCCGGCTGCCCGCCGACCGCGCCCTGCTCAACCGGATGGGCTTCAACAATCACGGCGCCGGGGAGCTGGCCCTGCGCCTGGCGCGGCGCACCCGGTCGACCGGGGCCAACGTCCCGATCGGGGTGAACATCGGCAAGACCAAGGCGACCCCGGCCGCCGAGGCGGTCGAAGACTACCGGGCAAGCGCGCGGCTGGTCGGGCCGCTGGCGGCGTATCTGGTGGTCAACGTGAGTTCGCCGAATACACCTGGGCTGCGAGACCTGCAGGCCGTCGAATCGCTGCGACCCATTCTCGAAGCCGTGCTCGCCGAGACGTCCACACCCGTGCTGGTCAAGATCGCGCCCGACCTCACCGATTCCGATGTCGACGACATTGCGGACCTGGCCGTCGAGCTGGGCCTGGCCGGCATCGTGGCGACCAATACCACCGTGTCGCGCGAGGGCCTCGCCACGCCGGGCGTCGAAGAGCTTGGCGCAGGCGGCATCTCGGGGCCACCGGTGGCACGCCGCGCCACCGAGATACTGCACCGGCTCTACAACCGCGTCGGCGACCGCTTGGTGCTCATCAGCGTCGGCGGCATCGAGACCGCCGACGACGCCTGGGAGCGCATCACCGCGGGCGCCTCGCTGCTGCAGGCCTATACCGGCTGGGTCTACGGAGGGGGCTGGTGGCCCAAGCACATTCACGACGGCATCGCGCTGCGCCTGCGCGAGGGCGGGTTCGCCTCGCTGCGCGAAGCTGTGGGGTCGGCCGCGGACAAACCCGACACCCCGTCGCGCTAG
- a CDS encoding HNH endonuclease signature motif containing protein yields the protein MTVISRDDIQGDCDALRAVVSRFLGHSYDALTNPERLRLLEVLEQEMRRLQAPRHQLINQVAAESDSTELGGKLAWALADRLHISRAEAGRRVAEAADLGPRRAMTGESLAPGLPATAAAQRDGSIGAEHAGVIRRFFHQLPECVDIGTREQAQKHLAAHASQFRPDQLAKLADHLMTCLNPDGNYTDEDRARARGLVLGNQQADGMSRLSGSLMPEARAGWEAVLAKLTAPGMANPDDDAPVVDGSPSEEAVQRDTRSASQRNHDGRNAALRAVLASGELGRHNGLPASIVVTTTLADLEAAAGKGLTGEGTILSMGDVIRLARQAHHYLAIFDKGKAPALCHTKRLASPGQRIILYAKDRGCSHPGCDLSGYYCEAHHATSYATCRTTDVDDLTFACGGHHPLAEKGWITRKNAHGDTEWIPPPHLDRGQPRTNSFHHPEELLREDDGQNGEDCEEGAA from the coding sequence ATGACGGTGATCAGCCGCGACGACATCCAGGGCGATTGCGACGCGTTGCGCGCCGTGGTGTCTCGATTCCTCGGGCATTCGTATGACGCGCTGACCAACCCCGAGCGGCTGCGCTTGCTGGAGGTCCTCGAACAGGAGATGCGCCGGCTGCAAGCGCCCCGCCATCAACTGATCAATCAGGTTGCCGCGGAGTCGGATTCGACCGAACTGGGTGGCAAGCTGGCCTGGGCGCTGGCAGATCGGCTGCATATCTCGCGCGCCGAAGCCGGCCGCCGAGTCGCCGAGGCGGCCGATCTCGGCCCGCGACGTGCAATGACCGGCGAGTCCCTGGCGCCGGGGTTGCCCGCGACCGCGGCGGCCCAGCGCGACGGGTCGATCGGGGCCGAGCACGCCGGCGTGATTCGGCGGTTTTTCCACCAGCTGCCCGAGTGCGTCGACATCGGGACCCGGGAGCAGGCCCAGAAGCATCTCGCCGCCCATGCCAGCCAGTTTCGCCCGGATCAGCTCGCCAAGCTGGCGGACCATCTGATGACTTGCCTCAATCCGGACGGCAATTACACCGACGAGGACAGGGCGCGGGCGCGCGGGCTGGTGCTGGGCAACCAGCAGGCCGACGGCATGTCGCGGCTGAGCGGATCGTTGATGCCCGAGGCGCGCGCCGGCTGGGAGGCCGTGCTCGCCAAGCTGACCGCGCCCGGGATGGCCAATCCCGACGACGACGCGCCGGTCGTGGACGGCTCTCCCTCGGAGGAAGCGGTGCAGCGCGACACCCGGTCTGCGAGCCAGCGCAATCATGACGGCCGCAACGCGGCCCTTCGTGCCGTCCTGGCCAGCGGCGAGCTGGGCCGACACAACGGGCTGCCGGCGAGCATTGTCGTCACCACGACGCTTGCGGATCTCGAAGCGGCCGCGGGCAAGGGCTTGACCGGCGAAGGCACCATCCTGTCCATGGGCGACGTGATCCGCCTGGCCCGCCAAGCCCATCACTACTTGGCGATCTTCGACAAGGGCAAGGCCCCGGCCCTCTGCCACACCAAGCGCCTGGCCTCACCGGGGCAGCGAATTATCTTGTACGCCAAGGACCGCGGCTGTTCGCATCCGGGCTGCGACCTATCCGGCTACTACTGCGAAGCCCATCACGCCACCAGCTATGCGACGTGCCGCACGACCGACGTCGACGACCTGACCTTCGCGTGCGGCGGCCATCACCCGCTCGCCGAAAAGGGCTGGATCACCCGCAAAAACGCCCACGGTGACACCGAGTGGATCCCACCGCCGCACCTGGACCGCGGCCAACCACGCACCAACAGCTTCCACCACCCGGAGGAACTACTGCGCGAGGACGACGGCCAAAACGGCGAAGACTGCGAGGAAGGAGCGGCCTGA
- a CDS encoding alpha/beta hydrolase family protein, with protein sequence MRGWNSPRYDAVVDATVALDAVRHRFELKSIVLVGHSMGGRVAARLAAGGQIGAVVALAPYWPRDDGDLIPASTRLLVVHGTADARTDPESSRIQTLRAQQRGIDAQWVGIDGVGHSMLGRRHEWHRHTTNFVAEHLGAR encoded by the coding sequence CTGCGCGGGTGGAACAGCCCGCGTTACGACGCGGTGGTCGACGCCACCGTGGCCCTTGACGCTGTCCGTCATCGGTTCGAGCTGAAAAGCATTGTGCTGGTTGGGCATTCGATGGGCGGCCGGGTAGCTGCCCGATTGGCCGCCGGTGGGCAGATCGGCGCGGTGGTCGCGCTGGCGCCGTATTGGCCGCGCGACGACGGTGACCTGATTCCGGCGTCTACCCGGCTGCTGGTCGTGCACGGCACCGCCGATGCCCGAACCGACCCGGAGAGCTCGCGCATCCAGACGCTGCGGGCCCAGCAGCGGGGCATCGATGCGCAATGGGTGGGCATCGACGGGGTGGGCCATTCCATGCTGGGCCGGCGTCATGAGTGGCACCGCCACACCACGAACTTCGTCGCCGAACATCTCGGCGCGCGCTGA
- a CDS encoding YbhB/YbcL family Raf kinase inhibitor-like protein, giving the protein MSVPSDPYDALPKLPTFGLTSESFADGQSLPTAQVSGIMGAGGEDVSPQMSWSGFPQETRSFAVTVYDPDAPTLSGFWHWAVANLPADVTELPADAGSGNELPGGALTLVNDAGVRRYIGAAPPAGHGPHRYYVAVHAVDVDKLDLPEDASPAFLGFNLFQHAIARAYIHGVYEQK; this is encoded by the coding sequence ATGAGTGTGCCGTCCGACCCATATGACGCGCTGCCCAAGCTGCCGACGTTCGGCTTGACCTCGGAATCGTTCGCCGATGGCCAGTCGTTGCCCACTGCGCAGGTGAGCGGCATCATGGGTGCCGGTGGCGAAGATGTCAGTCCGCAGATGAGCTGGTCTGGTTTCCCCCAGGAGACCCGCAGCTTCGCGGTCACCGTCTACGACCCCGATGCCCCGACGCTGTCCGGCTTCTGGCACTGGGCGGTGGCCAACCTGCCGGCCGACGTCACCGAACTGCCGGCAGACGCCGGCAGTGGAAACGAATTACCTGGTGGCGCACTGACGTTGGTGAACGACGCCGGCGTGCGTCGCTACATCGGCGCCGCGCCGCCCGCCGGCCACGGCCCGCATCGCTACTACGTCGCCGTGCACGCGGTGGACGTGGACAAACTGGATCTTCCCGAGGATGCCAGCCCGGCCTTCCTCGGGTTCAACCTGTTCCAGCACGCGATCGCGCGAGCCTACATCCACGGCGTCTACGAGCAGAAGTAG
- a CDS encoding M20/M25/M40 family metallo-hydrolase, translated as MVGKGVVTAETEDLNHSSDDVVEVVSRLIRFDTTNTGEPETTQGEAECAHWVAAQLAEVGYEPEYLESGAPGRGNVFARLQGADSSRGALLIHGHLDVVPAEPAEWSVHPFSGAVEDGYVWGRGAVDMKDMVGMMIVVARRLKQAGSVPPRDLVFAFLADEEHGGRYGAHWLVDNRPDLFEGVTEAIGEVGGFSLTVPRADGGERRLYLIETAEKGLSWMRLSARGIAGHGSMAHDQNAVTAVAEAVARLGRHKFPLVLTDTVVQFLAALAEETGLSFDPESADLEGTIEKLGPMARMLKAVLHDTANPTMLKAGYKANVIPATAEAVVDCRILPGRKAAFEAEVDELIGPDVSREWIRDLDSYETGFDGDLVEAMNDAVLALDPDARTVPYMLSGGTDAKAFARLGIRCFGFSPLRLPPDLDFSSLFHGVDERVPIDALRFGTEVLAHFLTHC; from the coding sequence ATGGTAGGAAAGGGGGTTGTGACGGCTGAGACCGAGGATCTGAATCACTCCAGCGATGACGTGGTCGAGGTGGTCAGCAGGCTGATCCGGTTCGACACCACCAACACCGGCGAACCCGAGACCACCCAGGGCGAGGCCGAGTGTGCGCACTGGGTCGCCGCCCAGCTCGCAGAGGTGGGCTACGAGCCCGAGTACCTCGAGTCCGGCGCACCCGGCCGCGGGAACGTGTTCGCCCGCCTCCAGGGCGCGGACAGTTCGCGGGGCGCGCTGCTCATCCACGGGCATCTCGACGTGGTCCCGGCCGAACCGGCCGAATGGAGCGTCCACCCGTTTTCCGGCGCGGTCGAAGACGGCTACGTCTGGGGCCGCGGCGCGGTCGACATGAAGGACATGGTCGGGATGATGATCGTGGTTGCCCGCCGGCTTAAGCAGGCGGGCAGCGTGCCGCCGCGCGATCTGGTGTTCGCGTTCCTGGCCGACGAGGAGCACGGCGGCCGCTACGGCGCCCACTGGCTGGTTGACAATCGGCCGGACCTGTTCGAGGGAGTGACCGAGGCGATCGGAGAGGTGGGTGGTTTTTCGCTGACGGTGCCGCGGGCTGACGGCGGCGAACGCCGCCTCTATTTGATCGAGACCGCCGAGAAGGGTCTGTCGTGGATGCGGTTGAGCGCGCGGGGGATCGCCGGACATGGCTCGATGGCGCACGATCAGAACGCCGTCACCGCCGTCGCCGAGGCGGTCGCCCGGCTGGGCCGGCACAAGTTTCCGCTGGTGCTGACCGACACCGTGGTGCAGTTCCTTGCCGCCCTCGCCGAGGAGACGGGCCTGTCCTTCGATCCCGAGTCGGCCGACCTGGAGGGCACGATCGAAAAGCTCGGGCCCATGGCCCGCATGCTCAAGGCGGTGCTGCACGACACCGCCAACCCGACGATGCTCAAGGCCGGCTATAAGGCCAACGTCATCCCCGCGACGGCCGAGGCGGTGGTCGACTGCCGCATCCTGCCGGGCCGCAAGGCGGCCTTCGAGGCCGAGGTCGACGAACTGATCGGGCCGGACGTTTCCCGGGAGTGGATCCGCGATCTCGACTCGTATGAGACCGGCTTCGACGGCGACCTGGTCGAGGCGATGAACGACGCGGTGCTGGCCCTGGACCCCGACGCGCGGACCGTCCCCTACATGCTCTCGGGCGGGACCGACGCAAAAGCGTTCGCGCGCTTGGGTATTCGCTGCTTCGGCTTCAGCCCGCTGCGTCTGCCGCCGGACCTGGATTTCTCTTCGTTGTTCCATGGCGTCGACGAGCGGGTACCCATCGACGCGTTGCGGTTCGGCACCGAGGTGCTGGCCCACTTCCTGACGCATTGCTAG
- a CDS encoding recombinase family protein, with product MSLRFAFYGRVSTEDAQDPEASRSWQKRRAMDLIAPHGGVLAADYFDVGQSRSLPWKRMPEASRLLADVACRDRSFDAVVIGEPARAFYGPQFALTFPVLTHYGVGLWVPEVGGAVDPGSEAHDLVMTLFGGMSKGERARIQIRVRTAMSALAQDTSRYLGGRPPYGYRLVDAGPHPNPAKANFGQRLHRLEPDPATSSVVERIYRMYADGAGLRYIAQQLTDDGVPSPSQYDPARNRHRDPRGWSHSAIRAILDNPTYLGVRVWGKQEKYEVLVDPDDVAAGYETRMRWRDQADWIAPDRRTHEALIDDDLAQAVRLRTLARRGPGLVCSRESIVPYALRGLLFCAACGRRMQGAARVGKQTTRILYRCELGKSRSVPADLSDHPRTVYLREDEVTVRLDEWIATLADPDDLVRGQDADAAAGTGYAALQRQLSEANRKVAALVTAVESGVAVEDLTAALRRRTAERDELKARLERAERPLTMSAAQISELVEELGGLAAVLGEATGAERAEVYASLGLRLDYDPYLRRVKATADLSRVAGCVRGGT from the coding sequence GTGAGCCTGAGGTTCGCCTTCTATGGCCGAGTAAGCACGGAGGACGCTCAAGACCCGGAGGCGAGCCGCAGCTGGCAGAAGCGGCGTGCCATGGACCTGATCGCCCCGCACGGCGGAGTCCTCGCCGCGGACTACTTCGATGTGGGACAGAGCCGTTCGCTGCCGTGGAAGCGCATGCCAGAGGCATCACGTCTCCTTGCCGATGTCGCTTGTCGGGACCGTAGCTTTGATGCCGTAGTGATCGGGGAACCCGCCCGTGCGTTCTACGGGCCGCAATTCGCGCTCACCTTCCCTGTCCTCACGCACTACGGCGTCGGACTGTGGGTACCTGAGGTCGGCGGAGCAGTCGATCCCGGCTCCGAGGCACACGACCTGGTGATGACTCTGTTCGGCGGCATGAGCAAGGGAGAGCGCGCGCGAATCCAGATCCGCGTCCGTACGGCGATGTCAGCACTCGCGCAAGACACGTCGAGATACCTCGGTGGTCGACCACCCTACGGTTACCGGCTCGTCGATGCCGGCCCGCACCCAAACCCTGCCAAGGCAAATTTTGGGCAGCGACTTCACCGACTCGAACCTGACCCTGCGACATCTTCGGTAGTCGAGCGGATCTACCGCATGTATGCCGACGGCGCGGGCCTCCGCTACATCGCGCAACAGCTCACCGACGATGGCGTGCCGTCACCGAGCCAGTATGACCCGGCGCGGAATCGTCACCGTGACCCGCGCGGTTGGTCGCATTCGGCGATCCGCGCCATTCTCGACAACCCGACATATCTGGGTGTCCGCGTTTGGGGCAAGCAGGAGAAATACGAGGTCCTGGTCGACCCTGACGACGTCGCCGCTGGGTACGAGACGCGAATGCGCTGGCGTGATCAGGCCGACTGGATCGCACCGGACCGCCGCACCCACGAAGCGCTGATCGATGATGATTTGGCTCAGGCTGTTCGTCTTCGCACACTCGCGCGGCGTGGTCCCGGTCTCGTCTGCAGCAGAGAATCGATAGTGCCGTACGCGCTGCGTGGGCTGTTGTTCTGCGCCGCATGTGGACGACGGATGCAGGGTGCGGCGCGCGTCGGGAAACAAACCACCCGCATCCTGTACCGCTGTGAGCTAGGTAAGTCGCGTTCTGTACCTGCAGATCTCAGCGATCACCCGCGCACCGTTTACCTCCGTGAAGACGAGGTGACAGTGCGACTCGACGAATGGATCGCCACCCTGGCCGATCCGGATGACCTTGTACGCGGACAGGACGCGGACGCGGCAGCAGGAACTGGCTATGCCGCCTTGCAGCGCCAGCTCAGCGAGGCGAATAGGAAGGTCGCTGCGTTGGTTACCGCAGTGGAGTCTGGCGTGGCCGTTGAGGACTTGACCGCCGCATTGCGTCGCCGCACCGCGGAGCGCGACGAGCTGAAGGCCCGCCTTGAACGAGCCGAAAGACCCCTCACCATGTCCGCTGCGCAGATCAGCGAATTGGTCGAGGAGTTGGGCGGGCTGGCAGCGGTGCTTGGTGAGGCAACCGGGGCGGAACGCGCAGAGGTGTATGCAAGCCTGGGGTTGCGTCTTGACTACGACCCTTACCTGCGACGGGTCAAGGCGACGGCCGATCTGAGTCGTGTCGCCGGATGTGTCCGAGGGGGGACTTGA
- a CDS encoding replication initiator, translating to MHPEIGGDLLKRHTVVAVAGHAHHVVAELAGIGPCHGDILPACPRWASHLRCHLFVQQTQMATIIQQAARTVAVTVTDSSSDTATRVIRFDTQVDTQPIENRHAGTDSHAVQEDSAHGRVLPARSVARYLAKYVTKSLAEVGISARRISTEAIADLDVSDHVRAILTTISQLADRGLVGIGRWLHTLGYRGHITSKSRRYSTTMTALREHRATWTLEQHLKSTAHQHGSGFNSTDGNDLVVWDFDRGGVTSLGDRTLVNSAALRRMETRRIGLMEVRGQVRNQRWDSPGDSDG from the coding sequence ATGCACCCCGAAATCGGCGGCGATCTGCTCAAGCGTCACACCGTCGTCGCGGTTGCGGGCCACGCGCACCACGTCGTCGCGGAACTCGCGGGGATAGGGCCGTGCCATGGTGACATCCTTCCAGCCTGCCCACGCTGGGCAAGCCATCTCAGGTGCCACCTATTCGTGCAGCAGACCCAAATGGCCACCATCATCCAACAGGCCGCTCGAACCGTGGCCGTGACGGTCACCGATTCATCCTCAGATACCGCGACACGGGTGATCAGGTTCGACACACAAGTCGACACCCAACCCATCGAGAACCGGCACGCTGGCACGGATAGCCATGCTGTGCAGGAGGATTCAGCACACGGCCGGGTGCTGCCGGCCCGCAGCGTAGCTCGGTACCTCGCGAAATATGTCACCAAATCCCTGGCTGAAGTCGGGATCAGCGCGCGGCGCATCTCCACCGAGGCCATCGCCGACCTGGATGTGTCAGATCACGTCCGGGCGATCCTGACCACCATCAGCCAGCTCGCCGATAGGGGACTGGTCGGTATCGGCCGGTGGCTGCACACCCTGGGTTACCGGGGCCACATCACCAGCAAATCCCGCCGCTACTCCACGACTATGACCGCGCTACGCGAACATCGCGCCACCTGGACACTTGAACAACATCTGAAAAGCACTGCACACCAACATGGATCCGGCTTCAACTCCACCGATGGCAATGATCTGGTGGTCTGGGATTTTGACCGTGGCGGCGTCACCAGCCTCGGCGACCGCACACTCGTGAACTCCGCGGCTCTTCGACGCATGGAAACCCGCCGGATCGGACTGATGGAAGTCCGTGGCCAAGTCCGCAACCAACGATGGGATTCGCCAGGGGACAGCGATGGCTGA